In a genomic window of Streptomyces noursei ATCC 11455:
- the recX gene encoding recombination regulator RecX: MTRRTEWPDGAGYGAVGDAENRSGRAGGAAPEGGAAAEDGGGPLPSRAGSGPPRTPEEQARAICLRLLTGSPRTRRQLADALRERGIPEEAAEEVLARFEDVGLIDDAAFAGAWVESRHHGRGLARRALARELRTKGVDSALIDEAVGRLDPEQEETTARVLVDRKLRATRGLDRDKRLRRLAGMLARKGYPEGLALRVVRRALEEEGEDPEMLDHHLPDA, from the coding sequence ATGACACGGCGAACGGAATGGCCCGACGGCGCCGGCTACGGCGCTGTCGGCGACGCCGAGAACCGTAGTGGCCGCGCGGGCGGCGCCGCTCCCGAAGGCGGCGCCGCAGCCGAGGACGGCGGTGGTCCCCTCCCGTCGAGGGCCGGGTCGGGACCGCCGCGTACGCCCGAGGAGCAGGCGCGGGCGATCTGCCTGCGCCTGCTCACCGGGAGTCCGCGGACCCGTCGGCAGCTCGCCGACGCCCTACGGGAGCGGGGCATCCCCGAGGAGGCCGCGGAGGAGGTGCTCGCCCGCTTCGAGGACGTCGGGCTGATCGACGACGCGGCGTTCGCCGGCGCCTGGGTGGAGTCCCGGCACCACGGCCGGGGCCTGGCCCGCCGTGCCCTGGCCCGGGAGCTCCGCACCAAGGGGGTGGACTCCGCCCTGATCGACGAGGCCGTCGGCCGCCTCGACCCGGAGCAGGAGGAGACCACCGCCCGCGTGTTGGTCGACCGCAAGCTGCGGGCGACCCGCGGCCTGGACCGCGACAAGCGGCTGCGCCGGCTGGCCGGCATGCTGGCCCGCAAGGGCTATCCGGAGGGCCTCGCCCTCCGCGTCGTCCGCCGAGCCCTGGAAGAGGAGGGCGAGGACCCCGAGATGCTGGATCACCACCTGCCGGACGCCTGA